One genomic window of Nicotiana sylvestris chromosome 10, ASM39365v2, whole genome shotgun sequence includes the following:
- the LOC138879570 gene encoding uncharacterized protein — protein sequence MAVDQDVEELLIKGDSDLIIRQPQGEWETRDIKLIPYRKHVEYLRKRFKSVEFRYIPRFHNELANALATLASMLPYPGNVHIDPLEIQVRERHGYCNAIEIETDIQSWYHDIKRFLKTKEYPEQASRD from the coding sequence atggcagtcgatcaggatgtggaagaattgttaatcaagggagattctgacttgattattCGACAAcctcaaggtgaatgggaaactcgggatatcaagcttattccatacagGAAACATGTGGAATATCTTAGAAAACGATTCAAGTCTGtcgagttcaggtatattcctcGATTCCACAATGAGTTAGCtaatgcattggctactttggccTCAATGTTGCCGTATCCGGgcaatgtccacattgacccATTGGAAATCCAAGTTCGAGAGAGGCATGGTTATTGCAATGCAATTGAAATAGAAACGGATATTCAgtcatggtatcatgatatcaaaagattcttgaaaacaaaggaatatcccgagcaagccagtAGAGActaa
- the LOC138879571 gene encoding uncharacterized protein has translation MDVIRPIEPKASNGYRFILVAIDYFTKWVEAITLKAVTKKVVVDFVNSNIICCFGIPKTIIMDNAANLNSHLIREKIFRKMIQSSRQWHGKLPFALLGYHTTVRTSVGETPYLLVYGTEAVILTEIEIPSLRIIVEAKIEDNEWVKTRLE, from the exons atggatgtcattaggccaatcgagccaaaagcttcaaatgggtaCAGATTCATCTTAgttgccattgactatttcacaaagtgggttgaagcaatcactCTTAAAGCTGTCACCAAGAAGGTGGTGGTGGACTTTGTGAATTCCAACATCATATGTTGTTTTGGTATTCCTAAGACTATCATTATGGACAATGCTGCAAATTTAAACAGTCATTTGATCAGagag AAGATCTTCaggaaaatgattcaaagttctagacaatggcatggaaagttgccttttgcattgttaggatatcacACAACCGTGCGCACATCAGTTGGGGAGACaccctatctattggtttatggcactgaagccgtaatactcACAGAAATTGAAATTCCATCTCTTCGAATCATCGTTGAAGCTAAGATTGAGGACAATGAATGGGTCAAGACCCGTCTAGAATAG